In Bacteroidota bacterium, the following proteins share a genomic window:
- a CDS encoding SpoIIE family protein phosphatase, whose translation MKRQIVLWFIVCLILGCTAHWMTLGQSDISDSTSSFNVKYSNSETDSSSLGDTNHSNPTKIKKAKHDSKAENGDDESEEGEKEEEDEPDLIDFSGIWKIKVEDNYQFANINYDDTGWDELTKKQHRFLRRDSICWIRIHIIVDSAVAWRPIALTVYQFGTAGEFFFDGKKILTNGKVGRNKKEEKAVASFNAKPIILSFNGKKEHLLAVRYSSFNAKRLNKLGINLGMNMRFVTEEASEAVSDLADFSAQEIALFIFTLFATLAFIHLIMYVFYREKIANLYYSIYCFSVFLFTYYIYYCMNHDDLDTIHTFLYIVALMMPLLVVPQVALLHTIFYGRFLKVLYVVAIIFVGGMISIFFYYQFLFLAYTIGALIAYIEIFRVIINAIRKRKEGAFIFAFTILLAPLAGIIISFLPDVITIFGIPVHLTAGRIIPVCILLGLPFAMTLYLARDFALISRQLKRQLNEITDLSARALAQEQEKKHILENQKANLEVMVEQRTQEVILQKNVIENKNREITESLVYAKHIQSAILPDLKTIQQSLPQSFIFYLPKDIVSGDFYEFAICENKIIIAMADCTGHGVAGAFMSMIGSSLFNQIVSEKRISNPAQILNLMNEGVVNALKQRETESHEGMDVALCTFDMQNLKMEFAGANRPLLLVRNGELMVLPANKVPIGGMHVAGHKTFTLHECDLHTGDMIYLFSDGYADQFGGERGKKLMTRKLKEILVEISVLPVMEQQSYLHHKFKDWKGNHEQVDDVLIVGIKIV comes from the coding sequence GTGAAAAGGCAAATCGTACTGTGGTTTATAGTGTGCCTCATATTAGGCTGTACTGCGCATTGGATGACATTAGGCCAATCTGATATAAGTGATAGCACCTCCTCTTTCAATGTGAAATACAGCAACAGCGAGACAGACTCTTCGTCTTTAGGTGATACAAATCATAGTAATCCAACCAAAATTAAGAAAGCGAAGCATGATTCAAAAGCGGAGAATGGTGACGATGAAAGTGAAGAAGGTGAAAAAGAAGAGGAAGATGAGCCTGACCTTATTGATTTTTCAGGGATATGGAAAATTAAAGTCGAAGACAATTATCAATTTGCAAATATTAACTATGACGATACTGGCTGGGATGAATTAACCAAAAAGCAACATCGCTTCCTGCGAAGGGATAGTATTTGCTGGATACGAATTCATATTATTGTGGATAGTGCCGTTGCATGGCGTCCTATTGCGCTTACCGTTTATCAGTTTGGTACTGCCGGAGAGTTTTTTTTTGACGGAAAAAAAATACTTACCAATGGAAAAGTTGGTCGCAACAAAAAAGAAGAAAAAGCAGTTGCAAGTTTTAATGCCAAGCCAATCATCCTGAGTTTTAATGGCAAAAAAGAACACCTTTTAGCGGTACGTTATTCATCATTTAATGCAAAGCGATTAAACAAGTTGGGTATTAACCTTGGAATGAATATGCGATTTGTAACCGAAGAGGCAAGTGAGGCCGTAAGCGACCTCGCTGATTTTTCAGCTCAGGAAATTGCACTTTTTATCTTCACCTTATTTGCAACACTCGCATTTATCCATCTGATAATGTATGTTTTTTATCGGGAGAAAATTGCTAATCTATATTACAGTATATATTGTTTTAGTGTTTTCTTGTTTACCTACTATATATACTATTGCATGAATCATGATGATCTTGATACCATACATACCTTCTTGTATATAGTTGCTTTAATGATGCCACTGCTTGTTGTGCCGCAGGTTGCTCTATTGCATACTATTTTTTATGGCCGGTTTTTGAAAGTGCTCTATGTAGTGGCAATCATATTTGTTGGGGGTATGATTTCTATTTTTTTTTACTACCAGTTTCTATTTCTGGCATATACCATCGGAGCGCTTATTGCTTATATAGAAATTTTCAGAGTAATTATTAACGCCATTCGAAAGCGAAAAGAAGGAGCATTTATTTTTGCTTTTACTATTTTGCTGGCTCCGCTTGCAGGTATAATCATTTCGTTTTTGCCGGATGTAATAACAATTTTTGGCATACCCGTACATCTTACCGCAGGCCGCATTATTCCGGTTTGCATCCTACTGGGTTTGCCATTTGCTATGACCCTATACCTGGCACGCGACTTTGCCTTAATTAGCCGGCAATTAAAAAGGCAGCTCAATGAAATTACCGATTTATCGGCCCGCGCTCTTGCTCAGGAGCAAGAGAAAAAACATATTCTGGAAAACCAGAAAGCCAATTTGGAGGTTATGGTAGAACAGCGAACACAAGAAGTAATATTGCAAAAAAATGTTATCGAAAATAAAAATCGTGAAATCACTGAAAGTCTGGTATATGCAAAGCATATACAATCTGCCATACTTCCCGATTTGAAAACCATACAACAGAGTCTGCCGCAATCATTTATTTTTTATTTACCTAAGGATATTGTGAGTGGCGATTTTTATGAATTCGCAATTTGTGAAAATAAAATTATTATAGCAATGGCTGATTGCACCGGTCACGGTGTGGCAGGAGCATTTATGAGTATGATTGGCAGTTCGCTATTCAATCAAATAGTGAGTGAAAAAAGAATATCCAACCCTGCGCAAATATTGAATCTGATGAATGAAGGAGTAGTGAATGCACTTAAGCAGCGCGAAACCGAAAGTCACGAAGGTATGGATGTGGCCCTATGTACATTCGACATGCAAAATTTGAAAATGGAATTTGCCGGTGCCAACCGCCCATTATTACTAGTTCGCAATGGCGAACTAATGGTTTTACCAGCCAACAAAGTACCCATTGGTGGTATGCATGTAGCCGGGCATAAAACATTTACACTGCACGAATGTGATCTTCATACAGGTGATATGATTTACCTGTTTAGTGATGGCTATGCTGATCAGTTTGGTGGCGAACGCGGCAAGAAATTAATGACGCGAAAACTTAAAGAAATTCTTGTTGAAATATCTGTGTTACCGGTAATGGAACAACAATCCTATTTACATCATAAATTTAAAGATTGGAAGGGTAACCATGAGCAGGTTGATGATGTGCTTATAGTTGGAATTAAGATTGTGTAA
- a CDS encoding amino acid permease has protein sequence MLKKRIGLYGLIMVAVGSCIGSGIFRTPAEVALLLPSQGLVIIVWLVGGFMALTGALTFAELGANFPGSGGIYVFLRKAYGDLPAFLFGWAYLVIVTTGSLAALSLVFADYFCNLFSLNDSFKIPLAASAVILLSVINCLGVQISSGFATVITSLKVMGILAIITVGVCYGSEFHFSFQMEPDTHLHGLPAAFGLALIGAMFSYGGFQHASFVGDEVKNANRNLPLALIIGTAIVCFCYVLINIAYMNLLPMKEFLQSTSVASDSILKITDLGALLATILIAGSVFGTISIYTLSSPRIYYAMANDGLFFQSIARIHPRTHAPVNAILLQAAIAVVILLFWKTFSDIISYVVFVDFMFLSLTAAGVFILRKKYLKTKPTTFANSLVPVLFIACSCFMLFYTLTERWQNAVAGLVLLAVGIAFYFVMKKKKPA, from the coding sequence ATGCTAAAAAAGCGAATTGGACTTTATGGACTTATCATGGTTGCAGTGGGATCTTGCATTGGTTCTGGTATTTTCAGGACCCCGGCAGAGGTTGCGCTGCTGCTTCCATCTCAAGGCCTCGTGATTATTGTATGGCTGGTAGGAGGTTTTATGGCTTTAACCGGGGCTCTTACCTTTGCCGAGTTGGGAGCCAATTTTCCGGGAAGCGGAGGTATCTATGTTTTTTTGCGCAAAGCGTATGGTGATCTGCCGGCATTTCTTTTTGGTTGGGCCTATCTTGTTATTGTAACCACAGGTTCGTTGGCTGCACTTAGCCTCGTTTTTGCCGATTATTTCTGCAATTTATTTTCCCTGAATGATTCCTTTAAAATTCCATTAGCGGCAAGTGCTGTAATACTATTGTCAGTAATTAATTGCTTAGGGGTGCAAATATCAAGTGGATTTGCAACGGTTATTACTTCGCTCAAAGTGATGGGCATACTTGCTATTATAACGGTAGGTGTATGCTATGGCAGCGAGTTTCATTTTTCTTTTCAAATGGAACCGGACACTCACCTACATGGTTTGCCTGCAGCCTTTGGGCTCGCTTTAATAGGGGCTATGTTTAGTTATGGTGGATTTCAGCATGCATCCTTTGTAGGAGATGAAGTTAAGAACGCAAACCGCAATTTACCTCTTGCGCTTATTATTGGCACCGCCATTGTCTGCTTTTGTTATGTGCTCATTAATATCGCCTACATGAATTTACTTCCGATGAAAGAGTTCTTGCAAAGCACCTCGGTGGCAAGCGATTCTATTTTAAAAATAACAGACTTAGGCGCTCTGTTAGCCACCATATTAATTGCGGGTAGCGTGTTTGGCACCATCTCTATTTATACTTTATCCTCGCCCCGAATTTATTATGCCATGGCCAACGATGGATTGTTTTTTCAAAGCATTGCACGCATACATCCGCGTACACATGCTCCTGTAAATGCCATCTTACTGCAAGCAGCAATTGCGGTTGTCATTTTGCTTTTTTGGAAAACTTTTTCAGATATTATTTCCTATGTAGTGTTTGTTGATTTTATGTTTTTATCGCTTACTGCTGCAGGAGTTTTTATTTTAAGAAAAAAATATCTGAAGACCAAACCAACAACATTTGCAAATTCGCTTGTGCCCGTATTGTTTATTGCTTGTTCATGCTTCATGTTGTTTTATACACTTACCGAGCGCTGGCAAAATGCTGTAGCCGGATTGGTTCTGTTAGCTGTGGGTATAGCTTTTTATTTTGTTATGAAAAAAAAGAAACCTGCGTAA
- a CDS encoding amidophosphoribosyltransferase has protein sequence MSDSIKHECGIALIRLLKPLSYYKAKYGTSFYGQKKLYLLMEKQHNRGQDGAGVVNISLNVPAGVDYINRQRSNAKQPLPDIFEKINEPLNQLTASQRHHIDDVDWLQNNIPFTGELWLGHLRYGTFGKNSINNCHPFIRQNSWKSRTLALAGNFNMTNVDEMIQQLVSLGQHPREQADTVTVLENIGHFLDEEVELLFKRFKQEEYSNEEISELIANNLDLQRVLKRASKYWDGGYTLCGLVGHGDAFVLRDPSGIRPAYYYHDDEVVVVASERPAMLTAFNMAFEDIRELQPGYALIIKKNGRVSEQICREPLERQSCSFERIYFSRGSDPAIYNERKELGRRLCPSILESINYDLRNSVFSFIPNTAEVAFYGMIKGMEDYLAAVKVRKIKALPDLNDTEKIKDIISIRPRIEKIAIKDVKMRTFITDDAHRDDMVAHVYDVTYGAVAKGVDNLVVIDDSIVRGTTLKKSILRILSRLQPKKIVVVSSAPQIRYPDCYGIDMAKLGDFIAFNAAISLLEENNLEHIMDEVLQLCMQQMTKPKEEMVNYVKIIYEPFTEAQLSRKIAQLLTPKEVNCEVEIIYQSVDDLHQSIPNNTGDWYFTGNYPTPGGNKVVCKAFINYMQGTNERAY, from the coding sequence ATGAGCGATAGTATAAAACACGAATGTGGAATAGCGCTTATCCGGCTGCTAAAACCACTAAGTTACTACAAGGCAAAATACGGCACATCATTTTATGGCCAAAAAAAATTGTACCTCCTGATGGAAAAGCAACACAATCGCGGTCAGGATGGTGCGGGTGTTGTAAACATTAGTCTGAATGTGCCCGCAGGAGTGGATTATATTAACCGTCAGCGCAGCAATGCCAAGCAACCCTTGCCCGATATTTTCGAAAAAATTAATGAACCCCTAAATCAGTTGACAGCATCGCAACGCCACCATATTGATGATGTAGATTGGTTACAAAATAACATCCCCTTTACAGGCGAATTGTGGCTGGGGCACCTACGCTACGGCACGTTTGGAAAAAATTCGATTAATAATTGTCATCCATTTATCCGTCAAAACAGCTGGAAATCGCGAACACTAGCCTTAGCCGGAAATTTCAACATGACCAATGTGGATGAAATGATACAACAATTGGTATCGTTGGGACAGCACCCGCGCGAGCAGGCAGATACGGTAACTGTTCTTGAAAATATTGGACATTTTTTGGATGAAGAAGTGGAACTACTCTTCAAGCGCTTTAAACAAGAAGAATACTCGAATGAAGAAATATCGGAACTAATAGCAAACAACCTTGACCTGCAACGTGTACTTAAGCGCGCAAGTAAATACTGGGATGGTGGCTATACCCTTTGCGGACTTGTGGGTCATGGCGATGCATTTGTGCTGCGTGACCCAAGTGGTATAAGGCCTGCTTATTATTATCATGATGATGAAGTGGTGGTAGTTGCTAGCGAGCGCCCTGCTATGCTTACTGCTTTTAATATGGCCTTTGAAGATATTCGTGAACTGCAACCTGGTTATGCTCTTATCATTAAAAAAAATGGACGCGTTTCTGAGCAAATATGCCGCGAACCTCTGGAGCGCCAATCCTGTTCGTTTGAGCGTATTTATTTTTCGCGTGGTAGCGATCCTGCCATCTATAACGAACGCAAAGAACTTGGCCGCAGGCTTTGTCCAAGTATTCTGGAATCGATAAATTATGATTTGCGTAATTCTGTTTTCTCTTTTATTCCCAATACAGCCGAAGTTGCCTTTTATGGTATGATAAAAGGTATGGAAGATTATCTTGCAGCTGTAAAGGTGCGCAAAATAAAAGCCCTGCCCGACTTAAACGATACCGAAAAAATCAAAGACATTATCAGCATCAGGCCTCGCATCGAAAAAATTGCTATTAAAGATGTGAAAATGCGGACGTTTATTACAGATGACGCACATCGTGATGATATGGTAGCCCATGTATATGATGTAACTTATGGTGCAGTAGCAAAAGGGGTAGACAATCTGGTAGTGATAGATGATAGCATTGTAAGAGGCACCACATTAAAGAAAAGTATTCTTCGTATATTATCACGGTTACAACCAAAGAAAATTGTTGTTGTAAGCAGTGCCCCGCAAATCCGCTACCCCGATTGCTATGGCATTGATATGGCCAAGCTGGGCGATTTTATTGCCTTCAATGCTGCTATTAGTTTACTTGAAGAAAATAATCTGGAACACATTATGGATGAAGTGTTGCAATTGTGCATGCAACAAATGACTAAACCGAAAGAGGAAATGGTAAATTATGTGAAGATAATTTACGAACCATTTACCGAAGCACAACTAAGTCGTAAAATAGCGCAATTGCTTACACCCAAAGAGGTTAACTGCGAGGTAGAAATTATTTATCAAAGTGTTGACGACCTCCATCAATCTATTCCTAACAACACGGGCGACTGGTATTTTACCGGCAACTATCCTACTCCGGGTGGGAATAAAGTGGTGTGCAAAGCCTTTATCAACTACATGCAGGGAACCAACGAGAGAGCTTATTGA
- the sppA gene encoding signal peptide peptidase SppA — translation MKQFFKFFFASMLGFIIGSIVLFFIFIAILAGIVSSTSNKKTVELKEKSILKITLAEPVTERTPSNPFKNWMSGEIKSNPQPGLYDIVKLINKSGADENISGLYINVSDVSAGMASLEEIRNALVEFKKSKKFVVAYSEFYSQKGYYLASVADEIYLHPEGGMEWKGMGAQLLFFKNMFEKIGVEPQIIRHGKFKSAIEPLIAEKMSDENRAQMKALIDDLWRNSSSQIAKSRGKTYEEFEMLADSLAIETPADAVKYGLVTKTIYEDEVLALLKKKSNATDQPKFISMERYANTPEKNVKYSANKIALVFANGDINSGKGNDESIGSETLAETLRKARTDEKVKAVVFRVNSPGGSALASDVIWREIELTRKVKPVVVSMGDFAASGGYYISCAANKIYAHQSTITGSIGVFGVMFNAQKLMEEKLGVTTDTYKTSDYSDIGSIARPLTAAERNKVQRSVEEVYETFTSRVADGRHIIQADVDSLGQGRVWSGEDALQLKLIDAFGGIQDAIKEAASLAKLSEYRISELPIQKDPFMELLQDGSEDVRKSIIKAELGENASYYQSLKKLMTLQGVQARLPFELKLD, via the coding sequence ATGAAACAGTTTTTTAAATTCTTCTTTGCATCAATGCTGGGCTTTATAATAGGCTCCATTGTTTTGTTTTTTATCTTTATTGCAATACTTGCAGGCATTGTATCAAGCACTTCTAATAAAAAGACGGTTGAACTCAAGGAAAAGTCAATACTTAAAATTACGCTTGCTGAACCAGTAACCGAGCGCACACCAAGTAACCCATTTAAAAATTGGATGAGCGGAGAAATTAAATCAAATCCTCAGCCCGGATTGTATGATATAGTCAAGCTGATTAATAAATCTGGCGCTGACGAAAACATATCCGGATTATATATTAACGTAAGTGATGTATCGGCTGGCATGGCTAGCCTCGAAGAAATAAGGAATGCGTTAGTTGAGTTTAAGAAGTCGAAAAAATTTGTGGTTGCCTACAGCGAATTTTATTCGCAAAAGGGCTACTACCTTGCATCGGTAGCTGATGAAATTTACCTGCATCCCGAAGGTGGAATGGAATGGAAAGGGATGGGAGCACAACTACTGTTTTTTAAAAACATGTTCGAAAAGATAGGTGTTGAGCCTCAGATTATCAGACACGGAAAATTCAAGAGTGCCATTGAGCCCCTTATTGCCGAGAAAATGAGCGATGAAAACCGTGCCCAAATGAAGGCATTGATAGATGACCTGTGGCGAAACTCGAGCAGTCAGATTGCAAAAAGCAGGGGCAAGACTTACGAAGAATTTGAAATGCTTGCTGATAGCCTTGCTATTGAAACACCAGCTGATGCTGTAAAGTATGGACTTGTAACCAAGACTATATATGAAGATGAAGTGTTAGCATTGTTGAAGAAAAAATCGAATGCCACCGACCAGCCCAAATTTATATCGATGGAGCGTTATGCTAACACTCCTGAGAAGAATGTAAAATATTCAGCAAACAAAATTGCGTTAGTTTTTGCAAATGGCGATATTAACAGTGGCAAAGGAAATGATGAAAGTATTGGCAGTGAAACTCTTGCCGAAACTTTGCGCAAAGCGCGAACTGATGAAAAAGTAAAGGCAGTTGTATTTAGAGTGAATAGCCCCGGTGGTAGTGCCCTTGCAAGTGATGTTATTTGGCGCGAAATCGAATTGACCCGAAAGGTGAAACCTGTTGTTGTTAGCATGGGCGATTTTGCTGCTTCAGGTGGTTATTATATCAGTTGTGCTGCCAACAAGATTTATGCACATCAAAGTACTATTACCGGCAGTATTGGTGTGTTTGGTGTGATGTTTAACGCGCAAAAACTTATGGAAGAAAAATTGGGAGTAACTACTGATACTTACAAAACCAGCGACTATAGTGATATTGGAAGCATTGCTCGTCCACTAACAGCGGCCGAACGTAATAAAGTGCAACGCAGTGTAGAAGAAGTTTATGAAACCTTTACAAGCCGTGTGGCTGATGGTCGCCATATTATACAGGCTGATGTTGATAGCCTTGGACAAGGTCGCGTATGGAGTGGTGAAGATGCCCTCCAATTAAAATTAATTGATGCCTTTGGTGGTATACAGGATGCGATAAAAGAGGCGGCATCATTAGCTAAGCTTAGTGAATATCGTATTTCTGAATTGCCAATACAAAAAGATCCGTTTATGGAGTTACTTCAAGATGGTAGCGAAGATGTTCGCAAATCAATTATTAAAGCGGAACTTGGAGAAAATGCTTCTTACTATCAGTCGTTAAAAAAACTTATGACACTGCAAGGTGTGCAAGCTCGATTACCATTTGAGTTGAAATTAGATTAA
- a CDS encoding gamma carbonic anhydrase family protein, producing MPVIKTINGKTPVMGKDCYVAENATIVGEVVCGDECSFWFNAVVRGDVHSITMGNKVNVQDGAVIHCTYQKAATVIGNNVSIGHCAIVHGCTVKDNALIGMGAIVMDHAVVEENSIVAAGAVVTERMVVESGCIYAGVPAKKIKQLSPEHFKDINMRIANNYTMYKEWFKE from the coding sequence ATGCCTGTGATAAAAACGATAAATGGAAAAACCCCGGTGATGGGAAAGGACTGTTACGTAGCTGAGAACGCAACCATAGTAGGAGAAGTGGTTTGTGGCGATGAGTGCAGTTTTTGGTTTAATGCAGTAGTACGGGGAGATGTGCATAGCATTACCATGGGCAATAAGGTGAACGTGCAGGATGGTGCCGTTATTCACTGTACGTATCAAAAGGCAGCCACTGTAATTGGCAATAACGTATCTATAGGACATTGCGCTATTGTGCACGGGTGCACGGTCAAGGACAACGCATTGATTGGTATGGGAGCTATTGTAATGGATCATGCGGTGGTCGAAGAAAATTCCATAGTTGCAGCAGGGGCCGTGGTTACCGAGCGTATGGTGGTAGAGTCAGGATGTATCTATGCTGGGGTACCTGCAAAAAAAATTAAGCAATTGTCTCCGGAACATTTTAAAGACATCAATATGCGTATTGCAAATAATTATACGATGTACAAGGAGTGGTTTAAAGAATAA